A stretch of Henckelia pumila isolate YLH828 chromosome 4, ASM3356847v2, whole genome shotgun sequence DNA encodes these proteins:
- the LOC140861124 gene encoding uncharacterized protein, with translation MVCPSCSSETLYGGSLRPTSHSDRKATSVHFFQSSNRSDQNRQGRSQSIGQPPRHQVRVYALAEDQAQAQAAPDNVIVGNCVISGYLAYVLIDTGASHTFIAEKFVSLHYLPVEPFPSVFFISSPLGKGKISVSLVRECKLQFEGNVIELDCIVLGLSDFDCIIGIDVLTKYRATVDFFHKVVMFRPKMDKYWKFYGNGSRAKIPLISIFSMTHLLQRGIEGFLIYVVDVLRSSPELANFPVAKEFVDVFPEKILGFPQSLVLSLCLDSSVYSKIDLRSGYHQLRFRETDVPNTAFRTRVVFHGHVISGDEIVVDPSKVEAVINWSRPTSVPEIHSFMGLVGYYHRFIEGFFSIARPITQLTQKNTFYVWTDACETSFVELKKRLTSAPVLDIPSGTGGFTIYFDASHRGLSCVLMQRGHVIANPSRKLKPHETQYPYTILSLQPLSLL, from the exons ATGGTATGTCCTTCATGTAGTTCTGAGACTCTATATGGTGGTTCTTTGAGGCCTACATCTCACTCTGACAGGAAAGCCACTTCAGTGCATTTTTTTCagtcttcgaatagatcagatcAGAACAGACAaggaagaagccaaagtatcgGTCAACCTCCTAGACACCAAGTAAGAGTTTATGCACTcgcagaggatcaggctcaggctcaGGCTGCACCAGATAATGTGATTGTAGGTAACTGTGTTATTTCTGGTTATCTTGCTTATGTGTTgattgatacaggtgcatcacatacatttatTGCTGAGAAATTTGTTTCATTGCATTATTTGCCTGTTGAGCCATTTCCAtctgtattttttatttcttctcctttgggtaAAGGGAAGATATCAGTGAGTTTGGTCAGAGAATGTAAGCTACAGTTTGAAGGAAATGTGATTGAGCTTGATTGCATAGtacttggtttatctgattttgattgcattattgGTATTGAtgtgctaaccaagtacagggcaacagtggATTTTTTCCATAAAGTGGTCATGTTTAGACCAAAAATGGATAAAtactggaaattttatggtaatgGTTCTAGAGCTAAGATCCCTTTGATCTCTATATTTTCTATGACACATTTACTGCAAAGGGGCATTGAAGGATTTCTAATCTATGTAGTGGATGTGTTGAGATCTAGCCCAGAGTTGGCAAATTTTCCAGTTGCTAAAGAATTTGTAGATGTTTTTCCAGAGAaaattctgggttttcctcaGAGTTTAGTATTGAGTTTGTGTCTG gattcttctgtctattcgaagatcgatctacgatctggatatcatcaattAAGGTTCAGAGAGACAGATGTGCCTAACaccgcatttagaaccag AGTTGTATTTCATGGCCATGTTATTTCAGGAGACGAAATTGTAGTCGATCCCagcaaggttgaggcagtgattAACTGGTCTAGACCTACTTCTGTTCCTGAGATACacagttttatgggtttagtaGGTTATTATCACAGATTTATTGAAGGGTTCTTTAGTATTGCGAGACCGATTACCCAATTAACCCAGAAGAATACTTTTTATGTTTGGACAGATGCATGTGAGACTAGCTTTGTTGAgttaaagaagagattgaccagtgcaccTGTATTGgatattccatcaggtacaggtGGTTTTACTATTTATTTTGATGCGTCTCACAGAGGTTTgagttgtgtgcttatgcagagaggCCATGTGATAGCCAATCCATCGAGAAAGTTGAAGCCACATGAGACCCAATATCCGTACACGATCttgagcttgcagccattgtctttgctctaa